The Glycine soja cultivar W05 chromosome 3, ASM419377v2, whole genome shotgun sequence genome window below encodes:
- the LOC114407080 gene encoding aquaporin PIP2-7-like: protein MAKDIETEVQSGLPHKDYHDPPAAAFYDPAELRKWSFYRALIAEFVATLLFLYVTILTVIGYNHQTATGSPDLCNGVGVLGIAWAFGGMIFVLVYCTAGISGGHINPAVTFGLFLARKVSLIRAVGYMVAQVLGAISGVGLVKALQKSYYNRYNGGVNMLADGYSKGTGLGAEIIGTFILVYTVFSATDPKRVARDSHVPVLAPLPIGFAVFIVHLATIPITGTGINPARSLGPAVIFNNEKAWDDQWIFWVGPFIGAAIAAFYHQSVLRAQAAKALGSFRSSSNL, encoded by the exons ATGGCGAAAGACATCGAAACTGAGGTCCAAAGTGGGCTGCCACACAAGGACTACCACGACCCACCCGCCGCCGCATTCTACGACCCCGCCGAGCTCCGCAAGTGGTCCTTCTACCGCGCCCTCATCGCCGAGTTTGTCGccactctcctcttcctctacgtcACCATCCTCACCGTCATCGGCTACAATCACCAGACCGCCACCGGCAGCCCCGACCTCTGCAATGGCGTCGGCGTCCTCGGCATCGCTTGGGCCTTCGGAGGCATGATATTTGTCCTTGTCTATTGCACTGCTGGGATATCAG GGGGACACATAAACCCGGCGGTGACGTTTGGGTTGTTTCTGGCGAGGAAGGTGTCGCTTATAAGAGCAGTTGGGTACATGGTGGCTCAGGTGTTGGGGGCCATAAGTGGTGTGGGGCTAGTGAAGGCTTTACAGAAGAGCTACTACAACAGGTACAATGGTGGCGTGAACATGCTCGCTGATGGGTACAGCAAAGGAACCGGTTTGGGAGCTGAGATTATTGGCACATTTATTCTTGTCTACACCGTCTTCTCTGCTACCGATCCCaagagagtggcaagagactCCCATGTTCCC GTGTTGGCACCACTTCCAATTGGGTTTGCGGTGTTCATAGTTCACCTGGCCACCATCCCTATCACCGGCACTGGCATCAACCCAGCCAGAAGCCTAGGGCCTGCTGTCATATTCAACAACGAGAAGGCATGGGATGACCAG TGGATCTTCTGGGTTGGACCCTTCATCGGTGCTGCCATTGCTGCATTCTACCACCAGTCCGTGCTGAGGGCCCAAGCAGCAAAGGCTCTCGGGTCTTTCAGGAGCTCCTCAAACCTGTAA
- the LOC114407079 gene encoding V-type proton ATPase subunit G-like codes for MASNRGQGGIQQLLAAEQEAQRIVNAAKNEKLARLKQAKEEAEKEIAEYRAQLEYEFQKKVSQSSGDSGANVKRLEQETEEKIHHLKTEAERISGDVVSMLLKHVTSVKN; via the exons ATGGCATCCAACAGGGGTCAAGGTGGAATTCAACAGTTGCTGGCTGCTGAACAAGAAGCGCAAAGAATTGTCAATGCTGCAAAAAATG AAAAATTGGCTAGACTGAAGCAAGCCAAAGAAGAGGCTGAAAAGGAAATTGCCGAGTATAGGGCTCAGTTGGAGTACGAGTTTCAAAAGAAAGTGTCACAG AGTAGTGGAGATTCTGGTGCTAATGTGAAGAGACTTGAGCAAGAGACAGAAGAAAAGATTCATCACCTGAAAACTGAGGCTGAGAGGATATCAGGGGATGTTGTCTCCATGCTCCTCAAGCATGTAACAAGTGTGAAGAATTAG